In Providencia rettgeri, the following proteins share a genomic window:
- the mltF gene encoding membrane-bound lytic murein transglycosylase MltF yields MNNLKVNYLIVVVIALLATMVIGFNVRWPNTQNSQINKIISQGELRISAVSSPLIYIDEQKQLRGFDYELAQGFASYLGVKLKITIRPTFEQIFDDLENGDADIAVAGLLYNKDRLAKTKTGPSYLNVTQQLVYRKGTNRPKNFNEINGKLLVTAGTAHASTLKALAKEYPNLKWEETSKYNTNQILEMVADGEVDYTLEDSIAVALQQRIHPQIAVAFDLLDEHAITWYMRRSKENSLDAALLDFFNLSHETELLARLNEKYFSHVESFDYFDTMAFIKAIDNKLPEYQPLFEKYAQVIDWKLLAAIAWQESHWDPLATSPTGVRGLMMLTKPTATTMGIADRLDPEESIKGGAAYIAYIMERLPETIEEDDRIWFALSAYNMGYGHMQDVRKLTEMLGGDPNRWLDVKARLPLLTQKKYYSQLTYGYARGHEAYRYVENIRRYHQSLVGYLQSQERKQHALDIAQKSLIYLISPEDHTEGGALTMQNQSPIPEKVSTTHLGKMSSVTQPPKTLEEKRLPLGKYLLSLHPTQNTDETDDKTPITPLKAPEKPL; encoded by the coding sequence TTGAATAACTTAAAAGTTAACTATTTAATTGTCGTGGTTATCGCGCTACTGGCTACTATGGTCATCGGTTTTAACGTCCGTTGGCCCAATACGCAAAATTCACAAATTAATAAAATTATTTCTCAAGGTGAATTACGTATTAGTGCCGTTAGCTCACCACTTATCTATATTGATGAGCAAAAACAGCTGCGTGGGTTTGACTACGAGCTGGCTCAAGGCTTTGCCTCATACCTAGGTGTTAAGCTTAAAATAACCATCCGCCCAACATTCGAGCAAATATTCGATGACCTTGAAAATGGTGATGCTGATATCGCAGTCGCGGGCTTGTTATATAACAAAGATCGTTTAGCCAAAACGAAAACCGGTCCTAGTTACCTCAATGTCACTCAACAACTTGTTTATCGCAAAGGAACCAATCGCCCTAAAAATTTCAATGAAATTAACGGCAAATTATTGGTTACTGCTGGCACCGCTCATGCAAGCACACTAAAGGCGCTGGCCAAAGAATACCCAAACCTAAAGTGGGAGGAAACCTCAAAATACAATACCAATCAAATCCTTGAAATGGTTGCTGATGGCGAGGTTGACTACACATTAGAAGACTCTATTGCAGTTGCATTACAGCAACGTATTCACCCTCAAATTGCTGTTGCTTTTGATTTATTGGATGAACACGCTATCACTTGGTACATGCGTCGTAGCAAAGAAAACAGTTTAGACGCTGCATTACTTGATTTCTTTAATCTCAGCCATGAGACCGAATTACTCGCACGTCTTAATGAAAAATATTTTAGTCATGTAGAGTCTTTCGATTATTTCGACACAATGGCATTTATAAAAGCAATTGATAACAAACTTCCCGAATATCAACCGCTGTTTGAAAAGTACGCTCAGGTAATTGACTGGAAATTGTTAGCGGCTATCGCATGGCAAGAGTCCCATTGGGACCCTTTAGCAACTTCGCCTACGGGGGTACGTGGGTTGATGATGTTAACCAAGCCAACGGCAACAACAATGGGTATTGCTGACAGGTTAGACCCTGAAGAAAGTATTAAGGGTGGAGCCGCGTATATTGCTTATATTATGGAACGTTTACCTGAAACCATCGAAGAGGATGACCGTATCTGGTTCGCCCTTTCTGCCTATAATATGGGATATGGGCATATGCAGGATGTACGTAAATTAACTGAAATGTTAGGTGGAGACCCTAACCGGTGGCTAGACGTAAAAGCCCGTTTACCTTTATTAACACAGAAAAAATATTACTCACAGCTCACTTATGGTTATGCACGTGGCCACGAGGCTTATCGTTACGTTGAGAATATTCGTCGTTATCATCAAAGCTTAGTTGGTTACCTACAAAGCCAAGAAAGAAAACAGCATGCGCTTGATATTGCACAAAAATCACTTATTTATTTAATCTCCCCAGAGGATCATACAGAAGGTGGAGCTCTAACGATGCAAAACCAGTCCCCTATTCCTGAAAAAGTGAGTACTACACACTTAGGGAAAATGAGTTCTGTAACGCAACCACCTAAAACACTCGAAGAAAAAAGACTACCATTAGGTAAGTATCTGCTTTCACTACATCCAACACAAAATACCGATGAAACCGATGATAAAACGCCCATCACACCACTAAAAGCACCTGAGAAGCCGTTATAA
- the purL gene encoding phosphoribosylformylglycinamidine synthase has translation MEILRGSPALSAFRITRLLALFAEKQLPVTDIYAEYMHFAELSAPLSDSEQGKLSSLLKYGPSLAEHDPFGKLILVTPRPGTISPWSSKATDIAHNCGLSQVKRIERGVAYYVQGGELTQEQWHEVIAALHDRMMESIFSSFEQASALFVQQQPAPMKSIDVITGGRLALDTANREMGLALADDEIDYLLDAFIGLERNPTDVELYMFAQANSEHCRHKIFNADWVIDGEEQPKSLFKMIKNTFEKTPDHVLSAYKDNAAVMEGSPVGRFFPEPEGRTYRYHQEDAHILMKVETHNHPTAISPWPGAATGSGGEIRDEGATGRGAKPKAGLVGFSVSNLRIPGFEQPWEEDFGKPERIVTALDIMMEGPLGGAAFNNEFGRPALLGYFRTYEEKVNSHNGEELRGYHKPIMLAGGIGNIRADHVQKGEITVGAKLIVLGGPSMNIGLGGGAASSMASGQSDADLDFASVQRDNAEMERRCQEVIDRCWQLGDDNPILFIHDVGAGGLSNAMPELVNDGGRGGRFELRKILNDEPGMSPLEVWCNESQERYVMAVSPEQLPVFTAICERERAPFAVIGEATEERHLTLNDEHFANQPIDMPLDVLLGKTPKMLRDVKTLKAEPDSLDRTAINLNEAVKRVLHLPAVAEKTFLITIGDRTVTGMVARDQMVGPWQIPVADCAVTAASLDSYYGESMSIGERTPVALVDFAASARMAVGEALTNLACSYVQDLKRVKLSANWMAAAGHPGEDAGLYEAVKAVGEELCPALGLTIPVGKDSMSMKTRWQQDGEEREMTSPLSLVISAFGRVEDVRLTVTPELKTIKDNALLLIDLGQGNNALGGSALAQVYRQLGNKAPDVRNPEVLLGFFNTIQKLLSEQKLLAYHDRSDGGLFVTLVEMAFAGHCGINVDISSFDEDTLAALFNEELGAVIQVNEADRAYVAECFEQAGLAGCVHYLGAAIQDDVVIINSRDTVVYRESRSLLRQWWAETTWQMQRLRDNEVCADEEHAMKQDNQDPGLNVKLTYDIEEDIAAPFILSGVRPKVAVLREQGVNSHVEMAAAFDRAGFDAVDVHMSDLLVGNLSLEQFQTLVACGGFSYGDVLGAGEGWAKSILFNNKVRDEFAAFFNRADTLSLGVCNGCQMMSNLHSLIPGAEFWPRFVRNRSERFEARFSLVEIAKSPSLLLQDMAGSRMPIAVSHGEGQVEARAAAHLQQLEDNGLVAMRFVNNYGQVTEQYPANPNGSVNGITSVTSTDGRATIMMPHPERVFRTVSNSWHPENWGEDSPWMRIFRNARKQLG, from the coding sequence ATGGAAATTTTGCGTGGTTCACCTGCTCTATCAGCATTTCGTATTACCCGCCTTTTGGCGCTGTTTGCAGAAAAACAGCTTCCTGTCACGGATATCTATGCTGAATATATGCACTTTGCTGAATTATCAGCGCCGTTGAGTGATAGCGAGCAAGGCAAACTAAGCAGTTTGTTAAAGTATGGTCCTTCTCTGGCAGAGCACGACCCATTCGGTAAGCTTATTTTAGTCACCCCTCGTCCGGGTACTATCTCTCCATGGTCTTCAAAAGCAACGGATATTGCCCATAACTGTGGCCTTAGCCAAGTAAAGCGTATCGAGCGTGGGGTTGCTTACTATGTTCAAGGTGGTGAACTGACCCAAGAACAGTGGCATGAAGTGATCGCGGCTTTGCACGATCGCATGATGGAAAGCATTTTCTCTTCTTTTGAACAAGCGAGTGCATTATTTGTGCAGCAGCAGCCGGCACCAATGAAATCCATTGATGTGATTACGGGGGGCCGTCTTGCATTGGATACAGCAAACAGGGAAATGGGTCTAGCGTTAGCTGATGACGAAATTGATTACCTGCTAGATGCCTTTATTGGGTTAGAGCGTAACCCAACGGATGTTGAACTATACATGTTTGCTCAAGCAAATTCAGAACATTGTCGCCACAAAATCTTTAATGCGGATTGGGTGATTGATGGTGAAGAACAGCCTAAGTCGCTGTTTAAAATGATTAAAAATACGTTTGAAAAAACACCTGACCACGTTTTATCGGCATATAAAGATAACGCAGCCGTGATGGAAGGCTCGCCTGTTGGTCGTTTCTTCCCTGAGCCCGAAGGGCGCACTTACCGCTACCACCAAGAAGATGCTCATATCTTAATGAAAGTGGAAACCCATAACCACCCAACAGCGATTTCGCCTTGGCCAGGAGCAGCAACAGGCTCTGGTGGTGAAATTCGTGATGAAGGCGCAACAGGTCGCGGCGCGAAGCCAAAAGCGGGCTTAGTCGGTTTTTCGGTTTCTAACCTACGTATTCCTGGTTTTGAACAGCCTTGGGAAGAAGATTTTGGTAAGCCAGAGCGCATTGTGACCGCTTTGGATATTATGATGGAAGGGCCATTAGGGGGGGCGGCATTTAACAATGAGTTTGGCCGTCCTGCGTTATTAGGCTATTTCCGTACTTATGAAGAAAAGGTCAATAGCCACAATGGTGAAGAGTTACGTGGTTATCATAAACCCATTATGTTGGCAGGCGGCATAGGGAATATCCGTGCAGACCACGTACAAAAAGGTGAAATTACGGTCGGTGCTAAGCTCATTGTACTGGGTGGCCCTTCAATGAATATTGGGTTAGGTGGTGGAGCCGCTTCATCCATGGCATCAGGCCAATCCGATGCGGACCTCGATTTTGCTTCAGTACAGCGTGATAACGCTGAAATGGAACGCCGTTGCCAAGAAGTGATCGACCGTTGCTGGCAGCTTGGCGACGATAACCCTATCTTATTTATCCATGACGTAGGTGCGGGTGGTTTATCGAATGCCATGCCTGAGCTGGTGAATGATGGTGGCCGTGGTGGGCGTTTTGAATTACGTAAGATCCTGAATGATGAGCCAGGTATGAGCCCGCTAGAAGTTTGGTGTAATGAGTCACAAGAACGTTATGTCATGGCGGTTTCACCTGAGCAACTTCCTGTATTTACTGCGATTTGTGAACGTGAACGGGCACCGTTCGCCGTCATTGGGGAAGCCACTGAAGAGCGTCATTTAACGCTGAATGATGAACATTTTGCAAACCAGCCGATTGATATGCCACTGGATGTTTTATTAGGCAAAACACCCAAAATGTTGCGTGATGTGAAAACATTAAAGGCAGAGCCAGATTCATTAGACAGAACGGCGATTAATTTAAATGAAGCGGTAAAACGTGTTCTGCATTTACCCGCTGTAGCTGAAAAAACATTCTTAATTACCATTGGGGATCGCACCGTTACAGGTATGGTTGCCCGTGATCAGATGGTCGGCCCATGGCAGATCCCTGTCGCTGACTGTGCGGTCACGGCTGCGAGTTTAGATAGCTACTACGGGGAGTCCATGTCAATTGGTGAAAGAACGCCAGTGGCTTTAGTGGATTTCGCCGCGTCGGCGCGTATGGCGGTAGGTGAAGCCTTAACTAACTTAGCATGCTCTTATGTGCAAGATCTTAAACGTGTAAAACTTTCTGCAAACTGGATGGCAGCAGCCGGGCACCCAGGGGAAGATGCCGGTTTATATGAAGCGGTTAAAGCGGTAGGGGAAGAGCTTTGCCCTGCGTTAGGGTTAACCATTCCTGTTGGTAAAGACTCTATGTCAATGAAAACGCGTTGGCAGCAGGATGGTGAAGAGCGTGAAATGACATCGCCACTTTCCTTGGTGATCAGCGCATTCGGGCGTGTTGAAGATGTTCGCTTAACCGTGACACCTGAATTAAAAACAATTAAAGATAATGCCTTGTTATTGATTGACCTTGGGCAAGGTAATAACGCATTAGGCGGTTCTGCGCTAGCACAGGTATATCGTCAATTAGGTAATAAAGCCCCGGATGTACGCAATCCAGAAGTATTGCTTGGCTTCTTTAATACCATTCAGAAGTTATTATCAGAGCAAAAATTATTAGCCTACCATGACCGCTCAGATGGTGGCTTATTCGTCACGTTAGTGGAAATGGCTTTTGCGGGTCACTGCGGTATAAATGTCGATATCAGTTCATTCGATGAAGATACCTTAGCGGCATTATTTAACGAAGAGTTAGGCGCGGTCATTCAAGTTAATGAAGCGGATAGAGCGTATGTGGCAGAATGCTTTGAGCAAGCAGGGCTTGCAGGCTGTGTTCATTATTTAGGTGCTGCAATACAGGATGATGTCGTGATCATCAATAGCCGTGACACGGTTGTGTATCGTGAGTCTCGTAGCTTATTACGTCAATGGTGGGCTGAAACCACTTGGCAAATGCAGCGCTTGCGCGATAACGAAGTGTGTGCAGACGAAGAACATGCGATGAAGCAGGATAATCAAGACCCTGGCTTGAATGTGAAACTGACTTATGACATTGAAGAAGACATTGCAGCGCCGTTTATTTTGTCAGGTGTGCGTCCTAAAGTGGCTGTTTTACGTGAACAAGGCGTGAACTCCCATGTGGAAATGGCTGCCGCTTTCGACCGTGCTGGTTTCGATGCGGTTGATGTGCATATGAGTGATTTACTTGTGGGTAACTTGTCTTTGGAGCAATTCCAAACATTAGTGGCTTGTGGCGGTTTCTCTTATGGGGACGTATTAGGTGCAGGCGAGGGTTGGGCAAAATCTATTTTGTTCAATAATAAAGTCCGTGATGAATTTGCTGCGTTCTTTAACCGTGCAGACACTTTATCATTGGGAGTATGTAATGGCTGCCAGATGATGTCGAACTTGCATTCGCTTATCCCAGGTGCTGAGTTCTGGCCGCGTTTTGTGCGTAACCGTTCTGAACGTTTTGAAGCGCGTTTTAGCTTAGTTGAAATAGCAAAAAGCCCATCGCTGTTACTGCAAGACATGGCGGGCTCTCGTATGCCAATAGCGGTTTCTCATGGTGAAGGTCAAGTGGAAGCACGTGCAGCCGCGCATTTACAGCAACTAGAAGATAATGGGCTGGTGGCAATGCGCTTCGTAAATAACTATGGCCAAGTGACCGAGCAATACCCAGCGAATCCGAATGGCTCAGTTAATGGTATTACGTCGGTGACCTCAACAGATGGCCGAGCAACGATCATGATGCCGCACCCTGAGCGTGTTTTCCGTACTGTGAGCAATTCATGGCACCCTGAAAATTGGGGAGAAGACAGCCCGTGGATGCGCATTTTCCGTAATGCACGTAAGCAATTAGGCTAA
- the tadA gene encoding tRNA adenosine(34) deaminase TadA — MTQIEIDEYWMQQAIELALKAQDLGEIPVGALLVKDNHLIASGWNRSIVDHNPTAHAEIMALQQAGHELSNYRLLDTTLYVTLEPCIMCAGAMIHSRISRVVYGAKDFKTGACGSYLDIMGQAGLNHYVDVTGGVLEQQCSSMLSAFFKLRRAQKKEQKR; from the coding sequence GTGACACAAATAGAAATTGATGAGTATTGGATGCAACAAGCCATTGAACTTGCGCTAAAAGCACAAGATCTTGGAGAAATTCCTGTCGGTGCGCTCTTAGTGAAAGATAACCATTTGATTGCTTCGGGTTGGAACCGCTCTATTGTTGATCATAATCCGACAGCACATGCTGAGATTATGGCTTTACAACAAGCAGGGCATGAGCTGTCAAATTATCGGTTATTAGATACCACCTTATATGTCACCTTAGAGCCTTGTATTATGTGTGCAGGTGCAATGATCCACAGCCGTATTAGCCGTGTAGTTTATGGAGCTAAGGACTTTAAAACGGGAGCTTGTGGTTCTTACCTAGATATCATGGGACAAGCAGGGTTAAATCATTATGTGGATGTTACTGGTGGTGTTCTAGAGCAGCAATGTTCTTCAATGCTGAGTGCTTTTTTTAAGCTGCGTAGAGCCCAAAAAAAAGAACAAAAGCGCTAA
- the leuE gene encoding leucine efflux protein LeuE, translated as MFENLGVLNFWTYLAGLVLIIIVPGPNSLYVLKTSTSSGTRFGYRAALGVFTGDAILIFLSFIGVASVIKASPTLFMIVRYLGAAYLLYLGGKILYSTFMRKKANKDGIETISIKTEKHFTRALVLSLTNPKAILFYISFFIQFVDFNYSHAWVPYLVLATILELVSFLYLSLLIFSGYLIARFLREKQLLAKLGNCTVGAFFMGFAAKLAIFSN; from the coding sequence ATGTTCGAAAATCTTGGGGTTCTTAACTTCTGGACTTATTTGGCAGGGCTTGTATTAATCATTATTGTACCTGGACCTAATTCATTATATGTATTAAAAACAAGTACATCGAGCGGTACACGGTTTGGCTATCGAGCTGCTCTAGGGGTATTTACTGGGGATGCGATATTAATTTTCCTATCATTTATCGGTGTCGCATCAGTGATAAAAGCATCTCCAACACTATTTATGATAGTACGCTATTTAGGTGCAGCTTACCTGCTATATTTAGGTGGTAAAATTTTATATAGCACATTTATGCGTAAAAAAGCGAATAAAGACGGCATTGAGACTATCTCAATCAAAACAGAAAAACATTTTACTCGTGCCCTTGTACTTAGCTTAACAAACCCAAAAGCAATTTTATTTTATATTTCTTTCTTTATACAATTTGTTGATTTTAATTACTCTCATGCATGGGTGCCTTATCTTGTACTGGCAACTATTCTAGAATTAGTTAGTTTTTTATACTTAAGCTTATTGATTTTTAGTGGTTACTTGATAGCCCGTTTTTTACGTGAAAAACAACTCCTTGCAAAGCTTGGAAATTGTACGGTAGGTGCGTTTTTTATGGGGTTTGCAGCTAAGTTAGCGATTTTCAGCAATTAA
- the recO gene encoding DNA repair protein RecO produces MSGWQRAFVLHSRPYSETSLLLDFFTEGEGKIRLLAKGARRNRSPLRGSLQPFTPLLIRWGGKGEIKTLINADPVSLALPLTGTVLYSGLYLNELTARVLEFGTPYSALFFDYLSCLQILAASERTPEFALRRFELALLSYLGYGVDFLHCAGSGEPVSDTMTYRYREEKGFIGSLVVDQLSFTGKQLKALASQEFPDADTLKAAKRFTRLALKPYLGGKPLKGRELFRQFTYSPVEHNKQS; encoded by the coding sequence GTGAGTGGTTGGCAGCGTGCGTTTGTACTCCATTCAAGGCCTTACAGTGAAACGAGTTTATTGCTCGATTTTTTTACTGAAGGTGAAGGAAAAATACGTTTACTTGCAAAAGGCGCTCGCCGTAATCGCTCACCATTAAGGGGGAGTTTACAGCCCTTTACACCTTTGCTCATCCGTTGGGGTGGCAAAGGTGAAATCAAAACCTTAATTAATGCGGATCCCGTATCTTTAGCCCTCCCTTTAACAGGTACCGTGCTATATAGCGGTTTATACCTTAATGAATTAACCGCGCGTGTATTAGAATTTGGTACACCATATTCTGCACTATTTTTTGATTACCTCTCCTGCTTACAAATTCTGGCTGCAAGTGAGCGCACTCCCGAGTTTGCATTGCGTCGATTTGAATTAGCTTTGCTTTCTTACCTTGGTTATGGTGTTGATTTTTTACATTGTGCTGGTAGCGGGGAACCTGTTTCTGACACAATGACTTACCGCTATAGAGAAGAAAAGGGGTTCATTGGCAGTTTGGTTGTTGACCAACTTAGTTTTACGGGTAAACAATTGAAAGCATTGGCGAGTCAAGAATTTCCTGACGCAGATACGCTTAAAGCAGCAAAACGTTTTACCCGGCTGGCATTAAAACCTTATTTAGGTGGTAAACCTTTAAAAGGCCGAGAATTATTTCGTCAGTTTACTTATTCACCCGTTGAACATAACAAACAGAGTTAA
- the acpS gene encoding holo-ACP synthase — protein MAIVGLGTDIVEIARIESVLERTGDSLAKRILTETELAQYQQQSKPARFLAKRFAVKEAAAKALGTGIRNGLAFNQFEVTNDKLGKPLLSLTGEALELANRLRVTHCHVSITDERHYASATVIIESNS, from the coding sequence ATGGCCATTGTTGGATTAGGAACGGATATTGTTGAGATTGCTCGAATTGAGTCGGTGCTTGAACGAACCGGTGATAGTCTGGCGAAAAGAATTCTAACTGAGACTGAATTAGCCCAATATCAACAGCAATCAAAGCCAGCTCGTTTTTTAGCAAAACGGTTTGCTGTGAAAGAAGCGGCAGCTAAAGCATTAGGTACTGGGATCCGTAATGGTTTAGCCTTTAACCAATTTGAAGTCACCAATGACAAATTGGGGAAACCATTATTAAGTTTAACTGGTGAGGCATTAGAGCTAGCGAATCGGTTAAGAGTCACGCATTGCCATGTTTCTATTACCGATGAACGGCATTATGCATCTGCGACAGTTATCATAGAAAGTAATTCTTAA
- a CDS encoding YfhL family 4Fe-4S dicluster ferredoxin, protein MSLLITKRCINCDMCEPECPNDAIFMGDEIYEIDSTLCTECVGHYDKPTCQSVCPITNTIITDPQHIETEEQLWDKFVAIHHADKI, encoded by the coding sequence ATGTCTTTATTAATTACAAAACGCTGTATCAATTGCGATATGTGCGAACCTGAGTGCCCAAATGATGCAATTTTTATGGGCGACGAAATTTATGAAATTGACTCAACCCTATGTACTGAATGTGTAGGCCATTACGACAAACCTACTTGCCAGTCTGTATGCCCAATTACTAATACGATCATCACTGACCCCCAACATATCGAGACTGAAGAACAGCTTTGGGATAAGTTTGTCGCCATTCACCATGCGGATAAAATTTAG
- the pdxJ gene encoding pyridoxine 5'-phosphate synthase, which yields MAELLLGVNIDHIATVRNARGTQYPDPVQAAFVAEQAGADGITVHLREDRRHITDRDITLLNETIQTRMNLEMAVTEEMVEIACRIKPTFCCLVPEKREEVTTEGGLDVAGQKQKVADAVKRLTDAGILVSLFIDADHQQIDAAQACGAPFIEIHTGAYADAKSEQEQELEFRRIRDGVVYAASKGIKVNAGHGLTYHNVQRIAQLPEIYELNIGHAIIGRALFSGLAQAVADMKKILLEARK from the coding sequence ATGGCAGAGCTTTTGTTAGGCGTAAATATCGACCATATTGCAACGGTTAGAAATGCAAGAGGAACGCAATATCCAGACCCTGTACAAGCTGCATTTGTTGCGGAGCAAGCAGGCGCTGACGGTATTACAGTGCACTTACGTGAGGACCGTCGCCATATTACAGATAGAGACATCACTTTGTTGAATGAAACTATTCAAACGCGTATGAATCTTGAAATGGCAGTAACTGAGGAAATGGTTGAAATTGCATGCCGTATCAAACCGACTTTTTGCTGTTTAGTGCCAGAAAAGCGTGAAGAAGTTACCACTGAAGGCGGTTTAGATGTTGCGGGTCAAAAGCAGAAAGTGGCTGATGCTGTAAAACGTCTAACTGACGCGGGTATTCTCGTTTCATTATTTATTGATGCGGATCATCAGCAAATTGATGCCGCTCAAGCGTGTGGCGCACCATTTATTGAAATCCACACTGGAGCTTATGCTGATGCTAAGTCAGAACAAGAGCAAGAGTTAGAATTTCGTCGTATTCGCGATGGCGTCGTGTACGCAGCAAGTAAAGGCATTAAAGTCAATGCAGGCCACGGCTTAACATACCATAATGTTCAACGTATTGCGCAGTTGCCTGAAATTTATGAGCTTAATATTGGCCATGCAATTATTGGGCGAGCTTTGTTTAGTGGTTTGGCCCAAGCCGTTGCTGATATGAAAAAAATCTTATTAGAAGCACGTAAATAA
- the era gene encoding GTPase Era, whose amino-acid sequence MSELQSHCGFVAIVGRPNVGKSTLLNQLLGQKVSITSRKPQTTRHRIMGIHTEDNYQIIYVDTPGLHIEEKRAINRLMNRAASSSIGDVELVIFVVEGTNWTADDEMVLTKLSSLRCPVILAINKIDNVTDKTVLLPHIGMISQKMNFLDVVPISAEKGVGVDTIAKIVKQHIPEAVHHFPEDYITDRSQRFMASEIIREKLMRFLGDELPYSITVEIEQFKVTDTGIYHINGLILVEREGQKKMVIGNKGSKLKTIGTEARIDMERMFDNKVHLELWVKVKSGWADDERALRSLGYVDDLK is encoded by the coding sequence ATGAGTGAATTACAATCCCACTGTGGTTTTGTTGCCATAGTTGGACGGCCAAATGTCGGTAAATCGACATTATTGAATCAATTACTGGGGCAAAAAGTTTCGATTACTTCGAGAAAGCCACAGACGACTCGCCATCGTATTATGGGGATCCATACAGAAGATAACTATCAAATTATTTATGTTGATACCCCAGGACTTCATATTGAAGAAAAACGTGCAATCAACCGTTTAATGAACCGCGCTGCATCCAGTTCAATTGGCGATGTTGAATTAGTTATTTTTGTTGTTGAAGGGACGAATTGGACCGCTGATGATGAGATGGTACTGACCAAGCTATCTAGCTTACGTTGCCCTGTGATCTTAGCGATTAATAAGATTGACAACGTCACTGATAAAACGGTTTTACTTCCTCATATTGGTATGATCAGCCAGAAAATGAATTTCTTGGATGTTGTTCCTATCAGTGCAGAAAAAGGTGTAGGTGTTGATACCATCGCTAAGATTGTAAAACAGCATATCCCTGAAGCAGTGCACCATTTTCCAGAAGATTACATTACTGACCGTTCGCAGCGTTTTATGGCATCAGAAATTATCCGAGAAAAGCTCATGCGTTTCTTAGGTGACGAACTGCCATATTCAATTACAGTTGAAATTGAACAATTTAAAGTAACTGATACGGGTATTTACCATATCAATGGCTTAATTCTTGTTGAGCGTGAAGGCCAAAAGAAAATGGTTATTGGTAACAAAGGTAGCAAACTGAAAACTATTGGTACCGAAGCTCGTATTGATATGGAAAGAATGTTTGATAACAAGGTTCACCTTGAGCTTTGGGTTAAGGTTAAATCTGGTTGGGCTGATGACGAAAGAGCATTACGCAGCCTAGGTTATGTTGACGACCTAAAATAG
- a CDS encoding XRE family transcriptional regulator produces the protein MAIIRRLVQDGSFEEFYPTTMTFSAAKRNYFLGHSKDKTYVVYSMAENGKIDPNAPAQKGKLRSYLGNIQAFYDTVENKQYLYGYNLSEKIVELYEIDDKAGIKLLYVDEFTVGSTIQSATLFIANGLIHIFSQAEKDKSWRTHSYSII, from the coding sequence ATGGCTATCATTAGACGTTTAGTACAAGATGGTTCATTTGAAGAGTTTTATCCAACAACAATGACCTTCAGCGCTGCAAAGCGTAATTATTTTTTAGGTCACTCAAAAGATAAAACTTACGTTGTATATTCCATGGCTGAAAATGGTAAAATCGACCCAAATGCTCCTGCACAAAAAGGAAAATTAAGATCCTACCTTGGTAATATTCAAGCATTTTATGATACGGTAGAGAATAAACAATACTTATATGGATATAATTTAAGCGAAAAAATCGTTGAGTTATATGAAATCGATGATAAAGCAGGTATAAAACTACTCTATGTTGATGAATTTACTGTTGGAAGTACGATTCAATCAGCAACTCTGTTTATTGCTAATGGCCTCATTCATATATTTAGCCAAGCTGAAAAAGATAAAAGCTGGAGAACTCATAGCTATAGTATCATATAA